In Wenyingzhuangia fucanilytica, the following are encoded in one genomic region:
- a CDS encoding cupin domain-containing protein: MKVISLLKDVNYKAKPSLTVLFETEFSKEIRIVMKKGQEVKEHKTEHPIIVSIFDGSIEFSVDGEKVKMKKGDMISLDANIPHSLLCTADSIVRLSISKQDTITRIEDLLF, encoded by the coding sequence ATGAAAGTAATCTCTTTGTTAAAAGATGTAAACTATAAAGCAAAACCCTCTTTAACCGTTTTGTTCGAAACTGAATTTTCTAAGGAAATTAGAATAGTGATGAAAAAAGGACAAGAGGTTAAAGAACATAAAACAGAGCACCCAATTATTGTTTCAATTTTTGACGGGAGTATAGAGTTTAGTGTAGATGGAGAAAAAGTGAAAATGAAAAAAGGAGATATGATTTCTTTAGACGCTAATATTCCTCATAGTTTATTATGTACAGCAGATAGTATTGTTAGACTTTCTATTTCTAAACAAGATACTATTACAAGAATAGAAGATTTATTGTTTTAA
- a CDS encoding DUF4292 domain-containing protein → MRFLKEYDAMIPSNKLYIASKFWHMQFRLLAVIMLFFMVSCSSKKNVNPEIKIPNIRYSKLVKEYKANSFKEAEFNTVKIGAKMSYKIGNSSQKLGLNFRIAKGEKIWISGDFLGIPVVKMLIEKDSVHYYNKFDKTYFDGSFDFIKQLIGVDVSYAVLEKLFLGDLILNIEKNRFKMDIHDNSYFIYDGGNKNYYIEAAIYPLIFKTKSQLIEHVLGENLFATYYKNYQEVEGFLFPKELNIKGRNKGKESVITIKYNDIKVNENLSFPYKVPKDCDKPVVLKSKENTEDNE, encoded by the coding sequence ATGCGATTCCTAAAGGAATATGATGCTATGATTCCTAGTAATAAATTGTATATTGCATCAAAATTTTGGCATATGCAATTTAGGTTGTTAGCAGTTATCATGCTGTTTTTTATGGTTTCTTGTAGTTCTAAAAAGAATGTGAATCCAGAAATTAAAATCCCCAACATTAGATACTCAAAACTTGTAAAAGAATATAAAGCCAACTCTTTTAAAGAGGCGGAGTTTAATACGGTAAAAATAGGGGCTAAAATGTCTTATAAAATTGGGAACTCTTCTCAAAAATTAGGATTAAATTTTAGAATTGCCAAAGGTGAAAAAATTTGGATTAGCGGAGATTTTTTAGGAATTCCAGTAGTAAAAATGCTGATAGAAAAAGACAGCGTTCATTATTACAACAAGTTTGATAAAACTTATTTTGATGGTTCGTTTGATTTTATCAAACAATTAATTGGCGTAGATGTTTCTTATGCCGTTTTAGAAAAATTATTTTTGGGTGATTTGATATTAAACATCGAGAAAAATCGTTTTAAGATGGATATTCACGATAATTCCTATTTTATTTATGATGGCGGAAACAAGAATTATTATATAGAAGCTGCTATTTATCCTTTAATTTTTAAAACAAAATCTCAATTGATAGAACATGTACTTGGTGAAAATTTGTTTGCTACGTACTATAAAAATTATCAAGAAGTTGAAGGGTTTTTATTCCCTAAAGAGTTAAATATAAAAGGAAGGAATAAAGGAAAAGAATCGGTAATTACCATTAAGTACAACGATATAAAGGTGAACGAAAATTTAAGTTTTCCATACAAAGTCCCTAAAGATTGCGACAAGCCAGTGGTGTTAAAATCAAAAGAAAATACAGAAGACAATGAGTAA
- a CDS encoding ABC transporter ATP-binding protein, with protein sequence MKPILSIQNLNISFQNQQVENKVVHNVSFEIMPNQIVGVVGESGSGKSVTSMAMMGLLPKNISKVKGKILYNEVSLTDLSPKELREIVGKEISMIFQEPMTSLNPSLTCGEQVAEVLDLHTDLSKNEIEAEVLQLFEKVKLPRAKKMMTQYPHELSGGQKQRVMIAMAIACKPKLLIADEPTTALDVRVQDEIILLLKELQQETGMSILFITHDLALIAEIAQQVIVMQKGKIVEQGTVENVFLHPKEIYTKALINAKPKLNIRLKELPSVASYLQDDFKEEIFTTEERSQFHQQLYSKQPLLEVKNLKTYYTSKNNWFAKPNVVKGVDDVSFKVYEGETVGLVGESGSGKSTIGRTILGLEKATAGEIWYNGVNLLTLNNSQRKKYRQEIQLIFQDPYSSLNPSMKVGEAILEPMIRHGVLASNSKRKEYIYQLLEKVGLEKEHYNRYPHEFSGGQRQRIGIARALALQPKLIICDESVSALDVSVQAQVLNLLNKLKKEFEFTYLFISHDLSIVKFMSDQLIVLNQGKIEEIGDADAIYNQPQKAYTKALIHAIPKGI encoded by the coding sequence ATGAAACCAATCCTTAGCATACAAAATTTAAATATTTCTTTTCAAAACCAACAGGTAGAAAATAAGGTAGTTCACAATGTGAGTTTTGAAATTATGCCTAATCAAATTGTTGGAGTGGTAGGGGAATCTGGTAGTGGAAAATCGGTAACTTCTATGGCCATGATGGGATTGTTGCCTAAAAACATATCTAAAGTAAAAGGAAAAATTTTGTACAATGAGGTTTCTTTAACTGATTTAAGTCCTAAGGAACTTAGAGAAATTGTTGGAAAAGAAATTAGTATGATTTTTCAAGAGCCTATGACATCGCTAAACCCAAGTTTAACCTGTGGTGAGCAAGTGGCAGAAGTGTTGGATTTACATACAGATTTATCAAAAAATGAAATTGAAGCAGAGGTTTTACAATTGTTTGAAAAAGTAAAACTTCCTAGAGCTAAAAAAATGATGACTCAATATCCGCATGAGTTGTCGGGTGGTCAAAAACAAAGAGTAATGATTGCCATGGCCATTGCTTGTAAACCCAAACTACTTATTGCCGATGAACCTACTACAGCTTTAGATGTTAGGGTACAAGATGAAATTATTTTGTTGTTAAAAGAATTACAGCAAGAAACAGGTATGAGTATTTTGTTTATCACTCATGATTTGGCTTTAATAGCCGAAATTGCCCAACAAGTTATTGTGATGCAAAAAGGTAAAATTGTGGAGCAAGGAACGGTAGAAAATGTGTTTTTACACCCAAAAGAAATTTACACCAAAGCATTAATCAACGCCAAGCCAAAACTAAATATCAGGCTAAAAGAATTGCCGTCGGTAGCCAGTTATTTGCAAGATGATTTTAAGGAAGAGATTTTTACTACCGAAGAAAGAAGTCAATTTCATCAGCAATTATATAGCAAACAACCTTTGTTGGAGGTTAAAAACTTAAAGACTTATTATACTTCTAAAAACAATTGGTTTGCTAAACCCAATGTGGTTAAAGGAGTAGATGATGTTTCTTTTAAGGTTTACGAAGGAGAAACAGTGGGTTTGGTAGGAGAATCAGGTAGTGGAAAGTCTACCATTGGGCGAACTATTTTAGGTTTAGAAAAAGCAACAGCTGGCGAAATTTGGTACAATGGCGTAAACTTATTAACCTTAAACAATTCCCAAAGAAAAAAATATAGACAAGAAATTCAATTGATTTTTCAAGATCCCTATTCTTCCTTAAACCCAAGTATGAAAGTTGGTGAGGCTATTTTAGAACCTATGATTAGACATGGGGTTTTAGCATCTAACTCAAAAAGAAAAGAATATATTTATCAACTATTAGAAAAAGTAGGCTTAGAAAAAGAACATTACAACAGATATCCTCACGAATTTTCTGGTGGACAAAGACAAAGAATAGGAATTGCTAGGGCTTTGGCTCTACAACCCAAATTAATTATTTGCGATGAATCTGTATCGGCTTTAGATGTTTCTGTACAAGCGCAAGTGTTGAATTTATTGAACAAACTTAAAAAGGAATTTGAGTTTACCTATCTGTTTATTTCTCATGATTTGTCTATTGTAAAATTTATGTCCGATCAATTAATTGTACTAAATCAAGGAAAGATTGAAGAGATAGGAGATGCCGATGCCATTTATAATCAACCACAAAAAGCCTATACTAAAGCACTAATTCATGCGATTCCTAAAGGAATATGA
- a CDS encoding murein hydrolase activator EnvC family protein: MSKKSLLFLCTFFLMFTVCFSQTTKQKELEKKRAQLQQEIVRVNKLLFQNQKKEENLLGYLSDLNKKIQVRSDLIKAITAEANFLQGEINKNEKQKKALEKELKVLKEDYAEMILKSYKSKSEQSKLMFLLSSEDFFQGYKRFRYMQQYADFRRKQGDTIVAKTEKVAALTRELQFQKKQKDALARTNRLEADKLKSEKETQVGLMNQIKSKEKQYLADIRKKQAEEKRLDAEIERVIKAAIAASRAKSTTKTKVDVDAKTSGFALTPEGKALANRFEENRGKLPWPVAEGIVTRKYGVIPHPTLKGIEIDSKGIHITTKKNASARAVFKGKVLAIQSVSGRYAVYVQHGNYISLYNNLDKVYVNKGQEVGLKQPLGVIFTDKVTGNTELKFQIWKDTQRQNPIYWLARM; this comes from the coding sequence ATGAGTAAAAAATCACTCTTATTTCTTTGTACATTTTTTTTAATGTTTACTGTTTGTTTTTCTCAAACAACTAAACAAAAAGAGTTAGAAAAAAAACGTGCCCAACTACAGCAAGAAATTGTTAGGGTAAATAAACTCCTGTTTCAAAATCAAAAAAAGGAAGAAAACCTTTTGGGGTATTTGAGTGATTTAAATAAAAAGATTCAAGTAAGATCCGATTTAATCAAAGCAATTACTGCCGAAGCTAATTTTTTACAAGGAGAAATTAATAAGAACGAAAAACAGAAAAAAGCTTTAGAAAAGGAACTAAAGGTGCTAAAAGAAGATTATGCCGAAATGATTTTAAAATCATACAAAAGCAAATCAGAACAAAGCAAATTGATGTTTTTATTGTCATCCGAAGATTTTTTTCAAGGTTATAAACGTTTTCGCTATATGCAACAATATGCAGATTTTAGAAGAAAACAAGGAGATACTATTGTTGCTAAAACAGAAAAAGTTGCTGCTTTAACTAGAGAGTTACAGTTTCAGAAAAAACAAAAGGATGCATTGGCTAGAACCAATAGGTTAGAGGCTGATAAATTAAAATCAGAAAAAGAAACGCAAGTAGGTTTGATGAATCAAATCAAATCTAAAGAAAAGCAGTACTTAGCAGATATCAGAAAAAAACAAGCCGAGGAAAAAAGGTTAGATGCAGAGATAGAGCGTGTAATTAAAGCCGCTATTGCAGCATCAAGAGCAAAGTCAACCACTAAGACCAAAGTAGATGTAGATGCCAAAACATCGGGGTTTGCTTTAACTCCCGAAGGAAAAGCGTTGGCCAATCGTTTTGAAGAAAACAGAGGGAAGTTGCCTTGGCCTGTTGCCGAAGGGATTGTAACAAGAAAGTACGGAGTTATTCCTCATCCAACTTTAAAAGGAATTGAGATTGATAGTAAAGGAATTCATATTACCACTAAGAAAAACGCTAGCGCAAGAGCCGTGTTTAAGGGAAAAGTATTGGCTATACAATCTGTTAGTGGTCGTTACGCTGTTTATGTACAGCATGGTAACTATATTTCACTATACAATAACTTAGATAAAGTGTATGTAAACAAAGGTCAAGAAGTTGGTTTAAAACAACCCTTAGGAGTTATTTTTACTGATAAAGTGACTGGAAACACAGAGCTTAAATTCCAGATTTGGAAAGATACTCAAAGGCAAAACCCAATTTATTGGTTGGCAAGAATGTAG
- a CDS encoding SPOR domain-containing protein: MQLSKYISDLLYRYECVIVPNFGGFVSNTIPSKRNIENHQFTPPTKTISFNINLQKNDGLLVNHIAKSLNISFDKAAAMVQDTVENWQTSLQKNPLLLNNIGQFTLENEQLVFEPLNKINYLTSSFGLSDLNADYILRNNIVTPKTEVKRSYGKYFASAAVIVGLFFASSVYVQEQINQQEIVAQQAVTNQIQQASFNILKPLPAVTLTVEKEVVEEITYKYHIIAGAFKAPENAVKKVDLLKEKGFKASIIGLNKWGLTQVSYASFNDKRDAINTLNTIRKKDNKHAWLFINE; the protein is encoded by the coding sequence ATGCAGTTATCAAAATACATCAGCGATTTATTATACAGGTACGAATGTGTTATAGTTCCTAACTTTGGAGGGTTTGTAAGCAACACCATTCCTAGTAAGAGAAATATTGAAAATCATCAATTTACACCTCCTACCAAAACGATTTCTTTTAACATAAACCTTCAAAAAAATGATGGTTTATTGGTTAATCATATTGCAAAATCACTGAATATTTCTTTTGATAAAGCTGCGGCTATGGTACAAGATACTGTTGAAAACTGGCAGACTTCTTTGCAAAAAAATCCTTTATTGTTAAATAATATTGGTCAATTTACTTTAGAAAATGAACAATTGGTTTTTGAACCACTAAACAAAATAAACTACTTAACAAGTTCTTTTGGTTTAAGTGATTTAAATGCGGATTATATTTTAAGAAACAATATTGTTACGCCAAAAACCGAAGTAAAAAGATCTTACGGAAAGTATTTTGCAAGTGCAGCAGTTATTGTTGGATTATTCTTTGCTAGTAGCGTTTATGTTCAAGAGCAAATTAATCAACAAGAAATTGTAGCTCAACAAGCAGTAACCAATCAAATTCAACAAGCTTCTTTTAACATTTTAAAACCTTTACCTGCAGTTACTTTAACCGTAGAAAAAGAAGTTGTTGAAGAAATTACTTATAAATATCACATTATAGCAGGAGCTTTTAAAGCACCAGAAAACGCTGTTAAAAAAGTGGATTTATTAAAAGAAAAAGGATTTAAGGCAAGCATTATCGGTTTAAACAAATGGGGATTAACTCAAGTAAGTTATGCCTCTTTTAACGATAAAAGAGATGCTATTAATACTTTGAATACAATCCGTAAAAAAGACAACAAACACGCTTGGCTATTTATCAATGAATAA
- a CDS encoding acyl-CoA thioesterase → MKAKTSSASLAITTDIILPSDTNALHGLFGGELLARVDRICCIAAQRHANAICVTVSVNNVSFGKVIPLGSMMTIEAKVSRSFSSSMEVIADVFLEDRNSGEKTKVNEAIYTFVAVDNHGKPIPVPELIPETDLEKQRYQNALQRRQLSLVVAGKMKPKEATELQALFK, encoded by the coding sequence ATGAAAGCAAAAACATCATCGGCTTCTTTAGCCATTACTACTGATATTATTTTACCAAGTGACACCAATGCCCTTCATGGTTTATTTGGAGGAGAACTTTTAGCCCGTGTAGACCGAATTTGTTGTATTGCTGCACAAAGACATGCTAATGCTATTTGTGTAACAGTATCTGTTAACAATGTTTCTTTTGGCAAAGTAATTCCTTTGGGTAGTATGATGACTATTGAAGCAAAAGTTTCCAGATCTTTTTCATCTTCTATGGAAGTAATTGCAGATGTTTTTTTAGAAGACCGTAACTCTGGAGAGAAAACCAAAGTAAACGAAGCTATTTACACCTTTGTTGCTGTAGATAATCATGGAAAACCTATACCTGTTCCAGAATTAATTCCTGAAACAGATTTAGAAAAACAACGTTATCAAAACGCTTTACAACGCAGACAACTAAGTTTAGTTGTAGCTGGTAAAATGAAACCAAAAGAGGCTACCGAATTACAAGCTTTGTTTAAATAA